Proteins encoded by one window of Homo sapiens chromosome 10, GRCh38.p14 Primary Assembly:
- the NPY4R gene encoding neuropeptide Y receptor type 4 isoform X1, with product MNTSHLLALLLPKSPQGENRSKPLGTPYNFSEHCQDSVDVMVFIVTSYSIETVVGVLGNLCLMCVTVRQKEKANVTNLLIANLAFSDFLMCLLCQPLTAVYTIMDYWIFGETLCKMSAFIQCMSVTVSILSLVLVALERHQLIINPTGWKPSISQAYLGIVLIWVIACVLSLPFLANSILENVFHKNHSKALEFLADKVVCTESWPLAHHRTIYTTFLLLFQYCLPLGFILVCYARIYRCLQRQGRVFHKGTYSLRAGHMKQVNVVLVVMVVAFAVLWLPLHVFNSLEDWHHEAIPICHGNLIFLVCHLLAMASTCVNPFIYGFLNTNFKKEIKALVLTCQQSAPLEESEHLPLSTVHTEVSKGSLRLSGRSNPI from the coding sequence ATGAACACCTCTCACCTCCTGGCCTTGCTGCTCCCAAAATCTCCACAAGGTGAAAACAGAAGCAAACCCCTGGGCACCCCATACAACTTCTCTGAACATTGCCAGGATTCCGTGGACGTGATGGTCTTCATCGTCACTTCCTACAGCATTGAGACTGTCGTGGGGGTCCTGGGTAACCTCTGCCTGATGTGTGTGACTGTGAGGCAGAAGGAGAAAGCCAACGTGACCAACCTGCTTATCGCCAACCTGGCCTTCTCTGACTTCCTCATGTGCCTCCTCTGCCAGCCGCTGACCGCCGTCTACACCATCATGGACTACTGGATCTTTGGAGAGACCCTCTGCAAGATGTCGGCCTTCATCCAGTGCATGTCGGTGACGGTCTCCATCCTCTCGCTCGTCCTCGTGGCCCTGGAGAGGCATCAGCTCATCATCAACCCAACAGGCTGGAAGCCCAGCATCTCACAGGCCTACCTGGGGATTGTGCTCATCTGGGTCATTGCCTGTGTCCTCTCCCTGCCCTTCCTGGCCAACAGCATCCTGGAGAATGTCTTCCACAAGAACCACTCCAAGGCTCTGGAGTTCCTGGCGGATAAGGTGGTCTGTACCGAGTCCTGGCCACTGGCTCACCACCGCACCATCTACACCACCTTCCTGCTCCTCTTCCAGTACTGCCTCCCACTGGGCTTCATCTTGGTCTGTTATGCACGCATCTACCGGTGCCTGCAGAGGCAGGGGCGCGTGTTTCACAAGGGCACCTACAGCTTGCGAGCTGGGCACATGAAGCAGGTCAATGTGgtgctggtggtgatggtggtggcctTTGCCGTGCTCTGGCTGCCTCTGCATGTGTTCAACAGCCTGGAAGACTGGCACCATGAGGCCATCCCCATCTGCCATGGGAACCTCATCTTCTTAGTGTGCCACTTGCTTGCCATGGCCTCCACCTGTGTCAACCCATTCATCTATGGCTTTCTCAACACCAACTTCAAGAAGGAGATCAAGGCCCTGGTGCTGACTTGCCAGCAGAGCGCCCCCCTGGAGGAGTCAGAGCATCTGCCCCTGTCCACAGTACATACGGAAGTCTCCAAAGGGTCCCTGAGGCTAAGTGGCAGGTCCAATCCCATTTAA